The Candidatus Hydrogenedentota bacterium genome has a segment encoding these proteins:
- a CDS encoding sodium/solute symporter (Members of the Solute:Sodium Symporter (SSS), TC 2.A.21 as described in tcdb.org, catalyze solute:Na+ symport. Known solutes for members of the family include sugars, amino acids, nucleosides, inositols, vitamins, urea or anions, depending on the system.), giving the protein MDTFALGPLDYFAFLAFFAILSLVGYWAGRRERGSADDYFLAGRNLPWYVVGGSFIASNISTEHFIGMIGAAYIYGICVADSEWLNVASFSLIIWFFIPFLMASRVFTMPEYLERRFNGTLRQFFAFVTVLSNVVAFLAAVLYGGAIALQSLFGWPFWVAVVVLGLAAGAWAIYGGLSSVAWTDFFTVIVMVLGGLSVTLLGLHMLGGESGSIVAGFKNMLEANRATAGVWKEAVDATAEHITGAPEYNRLSVIQPASHAVWPWPALIFGTFSISIWYNALNQFMIQRVLGARDVYHARMGIVFAGMLKVFMPVIVVLPGLILFAKYPEVLLKPWDEVQGAADRGYVHMLQTLVPAGLRGLFLAALFGAIQSTVNSVLNSSATIVTLDFYKRLIAPDATQKQLVRAGILTSAALLLLSMVLAGFIERLGSGLFVYIQSLYAFFAPPFSAVFLLGILFRRINAAGATAGVFSGFALGIALKVYVQYAPEHPAWLGPFMNQAIINWLASVAVCVAVSLVTAPPRPDQVDQTLMIDWKSLRAGAGLGSHWYTSVLTWWLVFVAAILALATVFSGLVF; this is encoded by the coding sequence ATCGATACATTTGCCCTCGGGCCGCTGGACTACTTCGCTTTTCTGGCGTTCTTCGCCATACTCTCGCTGGTGGGCTATTGGGCCGGTCGCCGGGAGCGCGGCAGCGCGGACGACTACTTCCTGGCGGGCCGAAACCTGCCGTGGTACGTCGTCGGCGGGTCCTTCATCGCTTCGAACATCAGCACCGAGCACTTCATCGGCATGATCGGCGCCGCGTACATCTACGGCATCTGCGTGGCGGACTCGGAATGGCTCAACGTCGCGAGTTTCTCGCTCATTATCTGGTTCTTCATTCCGTTCTTGATGGCTTCCCGCGTCTTCACCATGCCGGAGTATCTGGAGCGCCGCTTTAACGGAACCCTGCGCCAGTTTTTCGCATTCGTGACCGTGTTGAGCAATGTCGTGGCTTTCCTGGCCGCCGTGCTGTATGGCGGCGCCATCGCACTGCAATCACTCTTCGGCTGGCCCTTCTGGGTCGCGGTCGTCGTGCTCGGCCTGGCGGCGGGCGCCTGGGCCATCTACGGCGGCCTGTCCTCCGTGGCGTGGACCGACTTCTTCACCGTTATCGTGATGGTGCTGGGCGGGCTCTCCGTCACGCTCCTCGGCCTCCACATGCTCGGGGGAGAATCCGGCTCGATTGTCGCCGGATTCAAGAATATGCTTGAGGCGAACCGCGCCACGGCGGGGGTCTGGAAGGAGGCGGTGGACGCCACGGCGGAGCACATCACCGGAGCGCCCGAGTACAACCGCCTGTCTGTGATCCAGCCCGCCAGCCACGCGGTCTGGCCTTGGCCCGCGTTGATCTTCGGCACGTTTTCCATCAGCATCTGGTACAACGCGCTGAATCAATTCATGATCCAGCGCGTCCTCGGCGCCCGGGACGTCTATCACGCGCGCATGGGCATCGTCTTCGCCGGCATGCTCAAGGTGTTCATGCCGGTCATTGTCGTGCTGCCGGGGCTCATCCTCTTCGCGAAGTACCCCGAGGTCCTTTTGAAGCCCTGGGACGAAGTGCAGGGCGCGGCGGATCGCGGGTACGTGCACATGCTGCAAACCCTCGTGCCGGCCGGCCTCCGGGGCCTCTTTCTTGCCGCGCTGTTCGGCGCGATCCAGTCGACCGTGAACTCCGTACTGAATTCCTCGGCCACCATCGTAACCCTTGATTTCTACAAGCGCCTGATCGCGCCGGACGCCACGCAAAAGCAACTCGTACGCGCGGGAATCTTGACCTCCGCGGCCCTGCTCTTGCTCTCGATGGTGCTGGCGGGCTTCATCGAACGGCTCGGCAGCGGACTCTTCGTATACATCCAGTCGCTCTACGCCTTCTTCGCGCCCCCGTTCTCGGCAGTCTTCCTCCTGGGCATCCTGTTCCGCCGGATCAACGCCGCGGGCGCCACGGCCGGCGTGTTCAGCGGGTTTGCGCTGGGCATCGCGCTGAAGGTCTACGTGCAGTATGCGCCCGAACACCCCGCGTGGCTCGGGCCCTTCATGAACCAGGCCATTATCAACTGGCTGGCGAGCGTCGCCGTCTGTGTGGCCGTGAGCCTGGTCACCGCCCCGCCGCGCCCCGACCAGGTGGACCAGACCCTGATGATCGATTGGAAGTCGCTGCGCGCCGGCGCCGGCCTCGGTTCCCACTGGTACACCAGCGTGCTCACGTGGTGGCTCGTATTCGTCGCCGCAATACTCGCCCTGGCCACGGTATTCTCGGGGCTCGTGTTCTGA
- a CDS encoding amidohydrolase family protein, whose amino-acid sequence MTNTPLHHVYTYNDVDRAFWAEHLEEWVPRRIIDSHVHMADPRFKIETITEEMRRDYWVNELSHAEDPDSAERNHAIVYPGRDVTSVAFAVPNLSWEVEGSNLDLMPRARAKGWRTLAVVRPTWRGEQIAWWLDQPGCIGVKPYYALIGYDAATRDRYIEASIFDFLPHHQLEVINDRGAWVTLHVPKADRLGHPDNIREIQEIRSRYPRVKLVIAHLGRSYTLPHAEEGLAPLKDDPGLYFDNSAVLNPAVHRYALETIGPDRILYGTDNPIFYMRGRRQWSGRTYTNRTSHDFYFNKEREAPEIEAQYTLYMYEAMKALKDACADLGLGRDAVEAMFHGTSARLIAEIEAGKR is encoded by the coding sequence ATGACCAACACCCCGCTCCACCATGTCTACACCTACAACGACGTCGACCGCGCCTTCTGGGCCGAACACCTCGAAGAATGGGTTCCGCGTCGCATCATCGACAGCCACGTGCACATGGCCGATCCGCGCTTCAAAATCGAAACCATTACCGAGGAAATGCGTCGAGACTATTGGGTCAACGAACTCTCGCACGCAGAAGATCCCGATTCCGCCGAGCGCAACCACGCCATCGTGTATCCGGGGCGCGATGTAACCTCGGTCGCCTTTGCGGTGCCCAACCTGAGCTGGGAAGTCGAAGGCTCCAACCTCGACCTAATGCCGCGCGCACGGGCGAAGGGCTGGCGCACGCTCGCCGTCGTCCGCCCGACCTGGCGCGGCGAACAGATCGCATGGTGGCTCGACCAGCCGGGCTGTATCGGCGTGAAGCCCTACTACGCCCTCATCGGCTACGACGCTGCCACGCGCGACCGCTATATCGAAGCCAGTATCTTCGACTTTCTGCCGCACCACCAGCTCGAAGTCATAAACGATCGCGGCGCCTGGGTCACCCTGCACGTCCCCAAAGCCGATCGGCTCGGCCATCCCGACAATATCCGCGAGATCCAGGAGATTCGATCGCGCTACCCTCGGGTAAAGCTCGTGATCGCCCACCTCGGCCGCAGCTACACACTGCCGCACGCGGAAGAGGGGCTCGCCCCGCTCAAGGACGACCCCGGTCTGTATTTCGACAACTCCGCCGTGCTCAATCCCGCCGTGCACCGCTACGCCCTCGAAACCATCGGGCCCGATCGCATCCTCTACGGCACCGACAACCCCATCTTCTACATGCGCGGGCGGCGGCAGTGGTCCGGGCGCACCTACACCAACCGCACCAGCCACGATTTTTATTTCAACAAGGAACGGGAGGCGCCGGAGATCGAAGCGCAGTACACGCTCTACATGTACGAGGCGATGAAAGCGCTCAAGGACGCCTGCGCTGATCTGGGTCTCGGTCGGGACGCGGTGGAGGCGATGTTTCACGGCACAAGCGCGCGTCTCATCGCGGAGATCGAGGCGGGTAAACGTTAA
- a CDS encoding Gfo/Idh/MocA family oxidoreductase, with product MTRNTRRGFLRQMSLGAGIAGIGGSAFGAENTIQGFDETDTTARTDAVWQPISDRKVRVGIVGYGVCRFGAAFSFQDHPNVEVAAVSDLFPDRCAALAKACRCDKTYPSLEEMVKDDTLEAIFLATDAPSHARHAILALEHGKHVACAVPATWGSLEEGQQLYDTVKKTGLKYMMFETSVYRDDCYAMRTLYNAGKLGRIVYSEGEYYHYVATPIDSYKGWRIGGPPLWYPTHSTAYHVGVCGEHYTEVSCMAIPSTRPDLVDGKNAYNNPFGTEVGLFRASGGGMSRMLMSKDSPGYHGEVGRVRGDKGSVTGTRYEGIEDIGGIELAKPPLPPDVKAGGHGGSHGYLTEEFITAILQDRAPLVDVSWSLNMTVCGIVAHESAMKGGELLKIPYFAPLA from the coding sequence ATGACGCGCAACACACGACGGGGATTCCTGCGGCAGATGTCGCTGGGCGCCGGGATCGCCGGTATAGGCGGCTCGGCCTTCGGCGCCGAGAACACCATCCAGGGCTTCGATGAAACGGACACCACCGCCCGGACGGACGCGGTGTGGCAGCCCATCTCCGACCGTAAGGTGCGCGTCGGCATCGTCGGCTATGGCGTCTGCCGCTTCGGCGCGGCTTTCAGCTTTCAGGACCATCCGAACGTGGAAGTGGCGGCGGTGAGTGATCTGTTTCCCGATCGTTGCGCCGCGCTCGCGAAGGCCTGCCGCTGCGATAAGACCTACCCCTCGCTGGAGGAGATGGTGAAGGACGACACCCTGGAGGCCATCTTCCTGGCTACCGATGCGCCAAGCCACGCGCGGCACGCCATCCTGGCGCTGGAGCACGGCAAGCACGTGGCCTGCGCGGTGCCGGCCACCTGGGGCTCGCTTGAAGAAGGCCAGCAGCTCTACGACACCGTCAAGAAGACCGGCCTCAAGTACATGATGTTTGAGACCTCCGTCTATCGGGATGATTGCTACGCCATGCGGACGCTCTACAACGCGGGCAAGCTCGGGCGAATCGTCTACAGCGAAGGCGAGTACTACCACTACGTCGCCACGCCCATCGACTCCTACAAGGGCTGGCGCATCGGCGGACCGCCCCTCTGGTACCCGACCCACTCCACGGCCTACCACGTCGGGGTCTGCGGCGAACACTACACGGAAGTGTCGTGCATGGCGATTCCCAGCACGCGCCCGGATCTTGTGGACGGAAAAAATGCCTACAACAACCCCTTCGGCACCGAGGTCGGGCTGTTCCGCGCGAGCGGCGGGGGCATGTCGCGGATGCTCATGAGCAAGGACTCGCCCGGATACCACGGCGAGGTGGGCCGGGTGCGCGGCGACAAGGGCTCCGTCACCGGGACCCGCTACGAGGGCATCGAAGACATCGGCGGGATCGAACTGGCCAAGCCGCCTCTGCCGCCGGACGTCAAGGCGGGCGGGCACGGTGGCTCGCACGGCTATCTGACCGAGGAATTCATCACCGCAATTCTTCAGGATCGCGCGCCGCTGGTGGACGTATCCTGGAGCCTGAATATGACGGTGTGTGGTATCGTGGCGCACGAGTCCGCCATGAAGGGCGGCGAATTGCTGAAGATCCCCTATTTCGCGCCGCTGGCGTAA
- a CDS encoding Gfo/Idh/MocA family oxidoreductase produces MSHDSRRTFLRQLSIGAGLAGLGGSALAAEGTIQGFDDTATTRQDRAWQPVSDCKVRVGIVGYGVCRFGAAFSFQDHPNVEVAAVSDLFPDRCAALSKACRCKKTYPSLEEMVKDDTLEAIFLATDAPSHARHAILALEHGKHVACAVPATWGSLEEGQQLYDTVKKTGLKYMMYETSVYRDDCHAMRTLYNAGKLGRILYSEGEYYHYVATPIDSYRGWRIACPPIWYPTHSTAYHVGVCGEHYTEVSCMAIPSILPDRSSGKNPYNNQFGTEIALFRTSGGGMSRMLVSLDSPGYHGEIGRVRGERGSVAGMKYEGLDDIAGLDLAKPPLPPSVDPGGHGGSHGQLTEEFITAILQDRAPLVDISWSLNMTVCGIVAHESALKGGELLKIPWFPPLA; encoded by the coding sequence ATGTCACACGATTCACGGCGCACGTTTCTGAGGCAGCTTTCCATCGGCGCGGGCCTCGCCGGCCTGGGCGGATCGGCCCTGGCCGCCGAGGGGACAATCCAGGGCTTTGATGATACGGCCACCACGCGCCAGGACCGGGCCTGGCAGCCGGTTTCCGATTGCAAGGTGCGCGTCGGCATCGTCGGCTATGGCGTCTGCCGCTTCGGCGCGGCCTTCAGCTTCCAGGACCATCCCAACGTGGAAGTGGCGGCGGTCAGCGATCTCTTCCCGGATCGCTGCGCCGCGCTTTCGAAGGCGTGCCGCTGCAAAAAGACCTACCCCTCGCTGGAGGAGATGGTGAAGGACGACACCCTGGAGGCCATCTTCCTGGCCACCGATGCGCCGAGCCACGCCCGGCACGCCATCCTGGCGCTGGAACATGGCAAACACGTCGCCTGCGCCGTGCCGGCCACCTGGGGCTCGCTGGAAGAGGGCCAGCAGCTCTACGACACCGTCAAGAAGACCGGCCTCAAGTACATGATGTACGAAACATCCGTCTACCGCGATGACTGCCACGCCATGCGCACGCTGTACAACGCCGGCAAGCTGGGCCGCATCCTCTACAGCGAGGGCGAGTATTACCACTACGTCGCGACCCCGATCGACTCCTATCGCGGCTGGCGCATTGCGTGCCCGCCGATCTGGTATCCCACGCACTCCACCGCCTACCACGTGGGCGTGTGCGGCGAGCACTACACGGAAGTGTCGTGTATGGCGATCCCCAGCATCCTGCCCGACCGCAGTTCCGGAAAGAACCCCTACAACAACCAGTTCGGCACCGAAATCGCCCTGTTCCGCACGAGCGGCGGCGGCATGTCGCGCATGCTCGTGAGCCTCGATTCGCCCGGCTACCACGGCGAGATCGGGCGCGTGCGCGGGGAGCGGGGCTCCGTGGCCGGAATGAAATACGAGGGCCTCGACGACATCGCGGGCCTCGATCTGGCCAAGCCGCCGCTCCCGCCCAGCGTGGACCCCGGTGGCCACGGCGGATCGCACGGCCAGCTGACCGAGGAGTTCATCACCGCCATCCTGCAGGACCGCGCCCCGCTGGTGGACATCTCCTGGAGCCTCAACATGACCGTCTGCGGCATCGTGGCGCACGAATCGGCCCTCAAGGGCGGGGAGCTGCTGAAGATTCCCTGGTTCCCGCCGCTGGCCTGA
- a CDS encoding Gfo/Idh/MocA family oxidoreductase produces MSSNSRRNFLKHLSLGAGFAGASGFAFAAEETIQGFDDTATTVQAEKVWTPVSDRKVRVGIVGYGVCRFGAAFGFQDHPNVEIVAVSDLLPDRCAGLAKACRCEKTYPSLEEMVKDDNIEAIFVATDAPSHARHCIEVMKHGKHVACAVPSTFGSLEEAEELYKVVKETGLNYMLFETSAFHDAAYAMRVLFDAGHFGRMLYTEGEYYHYMDVPIDSFKGWRIGLPPQYYPTHSNAYHTCVTGESFTEVSCMGIPSSIEHLKPENNIYKNPFGTEVALFRTSGGGMSRMVVSWDTPGYHGEMGRVRGEKGSMINTAFQGIADISGIELRKPPLPKSVDPGGHGGSHGYLMNEFVHSILENRQPLVDIAWGLNMTVSGIVAHQSAMKDGELLKIPQYA; encoded by the coding sequence ATGAGTTCAAATTCACGCCGAAACTTCCTCAAACACCTCTCGCTCGGGGCCGGGTTCGCCGGCGCGAGCGGTTTCGCCTTCGCCGCGGAAGAGACCATACAGGGCTTCGACGACACCGCCACCACCGTCCAGGCCGAAAAGGTCTGGACGCCCGTTTCCGACCGCAAGGTGCGCGTCGGGATCGTGGGCTATGGCGTCTGCCGCTTCGGCGCGGCCTTTGGCTTCCAGGATCACCCGAACGTGGAGATCGTGGCCGTCAGCGACCTCCTGCCCGACCGTTGCGCCGGCCTGGCGAAGGCCTGCCGCTGTGAAAAGACCTATCCCTCGCTGGAAGAGATGGTGAAGGACGACAACATCGAGGCCATCTTCGTGGCGACCGACGCGCCAAGCCACGCGCGGCACTGCATCGAAGTGATGAAGCACGGCAAGCACGTGGCCTGCGCGGTGCCCTCCACCTTCGGCTCCCTGGAAGAGGCGGAGGAACTCTACAAGGTGGTCAAGGAGACGGGCCTGAACTACATGCTCTTCGAGACCTCCGCCTTCCACGACGCCGCCTACGCCATGCGCGTGCTGTTTGACGCCGGGCATTTCGGGCGCATGCTCTACACCGAGGGCGAGTACTACCACTACATGGACGTGCCCATCGACTCCTTCAAGGGCTGGCGCATCGGCCTGCCGCCGCAGTACTATCCCACGCACTCCAACGCCTACCACACCTGCGTCACCGGCGAGAGCTTCACCGAGGTGTCGTGCATGGGCATCCCCAGTTCCATCGAGCACCTCAAGCCCGAAAACAACATCTACAAGAACCCCTTCGGCACCGAAGTGGCCCTCTTCCGCACCAGCGGCGGCGGCATGTCCCGCATGGTCGTGAGCTGGGATACCCCCGGCTACCACGGCGAGATGGGCCGCGTCCGCGGCGAGAAGGGCTCCATGATCAACACCGCATTCCAGGGGATCGCGGACATCTCCGGCATCGAACTGCGCAAGCCCCCGCTTCCCAAGTCGGTCGACCCCGGCGGGCACGGCGGCTCCCACGGCTACCTCATGAACGAGTTCGTCCACTCAATTCTGGAGAACCGCCAGCCGCTCGTCGATATCGCCTGGGGACTGAACATGACGGTGTCCGGCATCGTGGCGCACCAGTCGGCCATGAAAGACGGCGAGTTGCTGAAGATCCCGCAGTACGCGTAG
- a CDS encoding Gfo/Idh/MocA family oxidoreductase, whose amino-acid sequence MLAAAIAAALSLSAAAEDIKVGIIGLDTSHVTAFTKLLNDKENPAHIPGAKVVAAYKGGSDDIESSYSRVDGYTAELQNNYGVQIVDTIEELCTLVDAVLLESVDGRPHLEQVKPVFAAGKPVFIDKPVAGTLKDAIEIYKLGKQHNVKWFSSSSYRYYPSMTALMQEDVGALRGAISFGPAHLEEHHPDLFWYGVHPVEALYTAMGTGCVSVVRTHTENTDVVTGLWDGGKVGTLRGLRNQATPHQVILFGEKKVAHQSLERGDYAPLVAEIVKFFQTGVVPVDPEITIEMFAFMEAADESKRRGGAPVTLEEVIAANGGPIE is encoded by the coding sequence ATGCTTGCCGCGGCCATCGCAGCCGCGCTTTCCCTTTCCGCCGCGGCCGAGGATATCAAAGTCGGCATTATCGGCCTCGACACCTCGCACGTCACGGCCTTCACGAAGCTGTTGAACGACAAGGAAAACCCCGCCCACATCCCCGGCGCAAAAGTCGTCGCCGCGTATAAGGGCGGCAGTGACGATATCGAATCGAGCTACTCCCGGGTCGACGGCTACACCGCCGAGCTTCAGAATAACTACGGCGTCCAGATCGTGGATACCATTGAAGAGCTCTGCACGCTCGTGGACGCCGTGCTCCTCGAAAGTGTGGACGGACGCCCCCACCTGGAGCAGGTGAAGCCCGTGTTCGCCGCCGGCAAGCCGGTATTCATCGACAAGCCTGTGGCCGGCACGCTGAAGGACGCCATCGAAATCTACAAGCTCGGCAAGCAGCACAACGTCAAGTGGTTCAGCTCCTCATCCTACCGCTATTACCCCAGCATGACCGCGCTGATGCAGGAAGACGTCGGCGCGCTGCGCGGCGCCATCTCCTTCGGCCCCGCGCACCTGGAAGAGCACCACCCCGACCTCTTCTGGTACGGCGTGCACCCCGTGGAAGCGCTCTACACCGCCATGGGCACGGGCTGCGTGAGTGTCGTCCGCACCCACACCGAAAACACCGACGTAGTGACCGGCCTCTGGGACGGCGGCAAAGTCGGCACCCTCCGGGGACTTCGCAACCAGGCCACGCCGCACCAGGTCATCCTGTTCGGCGAAAAGAAAGTCGCCCACCAGTCCCTCGAGCGCGGGGACTACGCGCCCCTCGTCGCCGAGATCGTGAAATTCTTCCAGACCGGCGTCGTGCCCGTCGACCCAGAGATCACCATCGAAATGTTCGCCTTCATGGAAGCCGCCGACGAAAGCAAGCGCCGCGGCGGCGCCCCGGTCACGCTCGAGGAAGTCATCGCGGCCAACGGCGGCCCCATCGAGTAA
- a CDS encoding type II toxin-antitoxin system MqsR family toxin, protein MEAGQYRLTKTALQCAARDFGFLSSAEVATQLLAIEHWSFYKSMTAVHDSGLWQDVYRPSINGREAYVKVQILNDMTVVISFKGRE, encoded by the coding sequence ATTGAGGCGGGCCAGTATCGACTCACCAAGACCGCGCTACAGTGCGCCGCGCGGGATTTTGGATTTCTCTCCTCCGCTGAGGTGGCTACGCAATTGCTTGCCATCGAGCATTGGAGTTTTTACAAGTCGATGACTGCCGTACACGACAGTGGCCTTTGGCAAGATGTTTACCGTCCATCAATAAACGGCAGAGAAGCCTACGTGAAGGTTCAAATTCTGAATGATATGACGGTTGTCATATCCTTTAAAGGACGGGAGTAG